From one Cupriavidus basilensis genomic stretch:
- a CDS encoding DUF3800 domain-containing protein, protein MTSSFRVYIDESGDEGFVFLPNEQGSSRWFVQSATVVRTVNDLAMVQLVKNARELLRKPAKSPLHFRNLRHEHRVPLARMIGEAPLRHVHVLVHKPSIADPEVFQQEAFSLYRYTIRLLLERVSWLCRDTARPGEGDGKAELIFSNRSAMSYADLHHYLVRLQGREDCRIHWDSLDLDGVRAVNHDQLAGLQVADAVATSAFYAVHRNQYGETEDRYLRMLARNLYRRNGQVDGYGLKFWCGDAEDGERRRVIAAVRDD, encoded by the coding sequence ATGACCTCCAGCTTTCGCGTCTATATCGACGAGTCGGGCGACGAAGGATTTGTGTTCCTTCCCAACGAGCAAGGTAGTTCGAGGTGGTTCGTCCAGTCCGCCACGGTAGTTCGCACTGTGAACGACCTAGCAATGGTGCAACTCGTCAAGAACGCTAGGGAGCTACTGAGGAAGCCTGCTAAATCGCCCCTGCATTTTCGCAACCTGCGGCATGAGCACCGGGTGCCTCTGGCGCGCATGATTGGGGAGGCGCCACTGCGGCACGTGCATGTGCTGGTCCACAAGCCCTCAATCGCCGACCCGGAGGTTTTTCAGCAGGAGGCGTTTTCCTTATACCGCTACACGATCCGCCTTTTGCTGGAACGCGTGAGCTGGCTGTGCAGGGATACCGCGCGCCCTGGTGAGGGTGATGGTAAGGCCGAACTGATTTTCTCGAACCGATCGGCGATGTCCTATGCCGACCTCCATCATTACCTTGTGCGACTGCAGGGCCGGGAAGACTGCCGCATCCATTGGGACAGCCTCGACCTTGATGGCGTGCGCGCAGTGAATCACGACCAGTTGGCAGGCCTGCAGGTCGCCGACGCCGTGGCGACGAGCGCGTTCTACGCAGTCCACAGAAATCAGTATGGGGAGACGGAAGACCGATACCTGCGCATGCTCGCACGCAACCTGTATCGGCGCAATGGACAGGTGGACGGCTACGGCTTGAAGTTTTGGTGCGGCGACGCAGAAGATGGGGAGCGTCGGCGTGTGATCGCCGCGGTGCGCGACGACTGA